In one window of Hyla sarda isolate aHylSar1 chromosome 1, aHylSar1.hap1, whole genome shotgun sequence DNA:
- the DMRTA1 gene encoding doublesex- and mab-3-related transcription factor A1, translating into MDCSNSSSNITSRPLLPPGLLAPVPPPPHSSSSAMSVPPSMPMPASFLRPPTLLLRAAAAAAAAACSPRMALERGAAGSALYPRTPKCARCRNHGVVSALKGHKRFCRWRDCACAKCTLIAERQRVMAAQVALRRQQAQEECEVRGVQNFMYTGPGSDAGEASRHKTDTMPVFSQQENKGSDDSKEKYDQFYERLPSSNTIANLPKTPPNGQVSTDHLLNSSGLKTASKEDSLQSPWSEGRSEGTDSPTSLSSSDLESGNESEWPKDNSASNAKVPTTSSKPRDPLEILSKVFPNHKPTTLEGILHYCKGDVVQAIELVLNGKEHTQDAKVSDGPSGSDLSKFSRDSALNFTGLGFGGFGTKSAFSPLHTSPSSVDAETSMFHPRLGLSPLRFAYSTSNRGLPGFISPYFTSGFVPSFPFHPGMDYAFPGMLRDASYYQRKDTVNANGLYPRINQENH; encoded by the exons ATGGACTGTAGCAACTCCAGTTCAAATATTACCTCTAGACCCCTGCTACCTCCTGGCTTGCTTGCCCCAGTGCCCCCTCCACCTCATTCATCCTCCTCAGCTATGTCAGTGCCACCATCAATGCCCATGCCTGCCTCATTTTTAAGGCCTCCAACTCTTCTTCTAAgagcagcagctgcagccgcagcagcCGCTTGTTCTCCCAGAATGGCTTTGGAAAGAGGAGCTGCTGGAAGTGCTCTATATCCTCGAACACCCAAATGTGCACGATGCCGAAATCATGGGGTGGTATCGGCGCTTAAAGGGCACAAACGGTTTTGCCGCTGGAGGGACTGTGCCTGTGCCAAATGCACCCTTATTGCAGAGCGTCAAAGAGTAATGGCTGCTCAAGTAGCCCTCAGAAGACAGCAAGCTCAAGAAGAATGTGAAGTTCGGGGTGTGCAAAACTTTATGTATACTGGACCAGGGAGTGATGCAGGGGAGGCCAGTAGACATAAAACAGACACAATGCCAGTTTTCAGTCAGCAAGAGAATAAAG gttCTGATGATTCAAAAGAAAAGTATGATCAGTTCTATGAGAGATTACCAAGTTCCAACACCATTGCCAATCTTCCAAAAACACCTCCAAATGGGCAGGTCAGTACAGACCACCTACTAAACTCCTCTGGTTTGAAAACAGCAAGTAAAGAAGACTCCCTTCAATCTCCTTGGTCTGAAGGAAGATCTGAAGGTACTGACAGTCCAACATCTTTGTCATCTTCCGATCTGGAATCAGGAAATGAAAGTGAGTGGCCAAAGGACAACAGTGCTTCAAATGCTAAAGTTCCCACTACGTCTTCAAAACCAAGAGATCCCTTAGAGATTCTTAGCAAAGTTTTTCCCAACCACAAACCAACCACTTTAGAAGGCATTTTGCACTACTGCAAAGGAGATGTGGTTCAAGCCATAGAGTTGGTTTTAAATGGAAAAGAACACACACAAGATGCCAAAGTGAGTGATGGCCCATCTGGATCAGACCTCAGTAAGTTCTCAAGAGATTCTGCATTAAACTTTACTGGGTTGGGCTTTGGTGGTTTTGGCACCAAATCTGCCTTTTCTCCTCTGCATACAAGTCCATCATCGGTTGATGCTGAAACAAGTATGTTTCATCCAAGACTTGGGCTGAGTCCATTACGTTTTGCTTACTCCACATCTAACAGAGGACTTCCTGGATTTATTTCTCCTTATTTTACATCTGGCTTTGTTCCATCTTTTCCTTTTCATCCTGGAATGGATTATGCATTTCCTGGAATGTTGCGGGATGCTTCTTACTACCAACGCAAGGACACTGTAAATGCTAATGGACTTTACCCCAGGATAAACCAAGAAAATCACTAG